A window of Zingiber officinale cultivar Zhangliang chromosome 5A, Zo_v1.1, whole genome shotgun sequence contains these coding sequences:
- the LOC121982453 gene encoding uncharacterized protein LOC121982453 isoform X4 produces MAHSQSPHLVVMQKNSALYFLRNGEEHVVVGTLDVNWCLQLPDKLTGIKPKGIGVDLMRAYISNVCVAEEQQRNGLGYALISESKQVALSWGITDLYVHVVAGNEGARKLYDKSGFVYESEEPAWRARFLGMP; encoded by the exons ATGGCACACTCCCAGTCTCCACATTTAGTGGTTATGCAGAAGAACTCTGCTCTCTAT TTTTTGCGCAATGGAGAAGAACATGTAGTTGTGGGAACCTTGGATGTAAATTGGTGCCTCCAATTGCCTGATAAATTGACAGGAATTAAGCCCAAG GGAATTGGAGTTGACCTCATGAGGGCATATATAAGTAATGTATGCGTTGCTGAGGAGCAGCAAAGAAATGGTTTGGGCTATGCATTAATTTCCGAATCCAAGCAAGTTGCTCTCTCTTGGG GCATAACTGATCTATATGTTCATGTTGTGGCCGGCAATGAAGGAGCGAGAAAGTTATACGATAAGAGTGGTTTTGTTTACGAAAGCGAAGAGCCTGCTTGGCGAGCAAGATTTCTCGGAATGCCCTGA
- the LOC121982453 gene encoding uncharacterized protein LOC121982453 isoform X2: protein MKCFLLGLQDVCYKREFDGLRDHIAGRTPGYNAVACINGTLPVSTFSGYAEELCSLCKFLRNGEEHVVVGTLDVNWCLQLPDKLTGIKPKGIGVDLMRAYISNVCVAEEQQRNGLGYALISESKQVALSWGITDLYVHVVAGNEGARKLYDKSGFVYESEEPAWRARFLGMP from the exons ATGAAATGCT TTCTGTTAGGATTACAAGACGTATGTTACAAAAGGGAATTCGATGGTTTGCGAGATCACATTGCTGGAAGAACTCCAGGATACAATGCAGTTGCTTGTATAAATGGCACACTCCCAGTCTCCACATTTAGTGGTTATGCAGAAGAACTCTGCTCTCTATGTAAG TTTTTGCGCAATGGAGAAGAACATGTAGTTGTGGGAACCTTGGATGTAAATTGGTGCCTCCAATTGCCTGATAAATTGACAGGAATTAAGCCCAAG GGAATTGGAGTTGACCTCATGAGGGCATATATAAGTAATGTATGCGTTGCTGAGGAGCAGCAAAGAAATGGTTTGGGCTATGCATTAATTTCCGAATCCAAGCAAGTTGCTCTCTCTTGGG GCATAACTGATCTATATGTTCATGTTGTGGCCGGCAATGAAGGAGCGAGAAAGTTATACGATAAGAGTGGTTTTGTTTACGAAAGCGAAGAGCCTGCTTGGCGAGCAAGATTTCTCGGAATGCCCTGA
- the LOC121982453 gene encoding uncharacterized protein LOC121982453 isoform X3 — protein MVFSIILMVFVHFQVLLGLQDVCYKREFDGLRDHIAGRTPGYNAVACINGTLPVSTFSGYAEELCSLCKFLRNGEEHVVVGTLDVNWCLQLPDKLTGIKPKGIGVDLMRAYISNVCVAEEQQRNGLGYALISESKQVALSWGARKLYDKSGFVYESEEPAWRARFLGMP, from the exons ATGGTATTCAGTATCATATTGATGGTTTTTGTTCATTTTCAAGTTCTGTTAGGATTACAAGACGTATGTTACAAAAGGGAATTCGATGGTTTGCGAGATCACATTGCTGGAAGAACTCCAGGATACAATGCAGTTGCTTGTATAAATGGCACACTCCCAGTCTCCACATTTAGTGGTTATGCAGAAGAACTCTGCTCTCTATGTAAG TTTTTGCGCAATGGAGAAGAACATGTAGTTGTGGGAACCTTGGATGTAAATTGGTGCCTCCAATTGCCTGATAAATTGACAGGAATTAAGCCCAAG GGAATTGGAGTTGACCTCATGAGGGCATATATAAGTAATGTATGCGTTGCTGAGGAGCAGCAAAGAAATGGTTTGGGCTATGCATTAATTTCCGAATCCAAGCAAGTTGCTCTCTCTTGGG GAGCGAGAAAGTTATACGATAAGAGTGGTTTTGTTTACGAAAGCGAAGAGCCTGCTTGGCGAGCAAGATTTCTCGGAATGCCCTGA
- the LOC121982453 gene encoding uncharacterized protein LOC121982453 isoform X1 — translation MVFSIILMVFVHFQVLLGLQDVCYKREFDGLRDHIAGRTPGYNAVACINGTLPVSTFSGYAEELCSLCKFLRNGEEHVVVGTLDVNWCLQLPDKLTGIKPKGIGVDLMRAYISNVCVAEEQQRNGLGYALISESKQVALSWGITDLYVHVVAGNEGARKLYDKSGFVYESEEPAWRARFLGMP, via the exons ATGGTATTCAGTATCATATTGATGGTTTTTGTTCATTTTCAAGTTCTGTTAGGATTACAAGACGTATGTTACAAAAGGGAATTCGATGGTTTGCGAGATCACATTGCTGGAAGAACTCCAGGATACAATGCAGTTGCTTGTATAAATGGCACACTCCCAGTCTCCACATTTAGTGGTTATGCAGAAGAACTCTGCTCTCTATGTAAG TTTTTGCGCAATGGAGAAGAACATGTAGTTGTGGGAACCTTGGATGTAAATTGGTGCCTCCAATTGCCTGATAAATTGACAGGAATTAAGCCCAAG GGAATTGGAGTTGACCTCATGAGGGCATATATAAGTAATGTATGCGTTGCTGAGGAGCAGCAAAGAAATGGTTTGGGCTATGCATTAATTTCCGAATCCAAGCAAGTTGCTCTCTCTTGGG GCATAACTGATCTATATGTTCATGTTGTGGCCGGCAATGAAGGAGCGAGAAAGTTATACGATAAGAGTGGTTTTGTTTACGAAAGCGAAGAGCCTGCTTGGCGAGCAAGATTTCTCGGAATGCCCTGA
- the LOC121982455 gene encoding RING-H2 finger protein ATL56-like, which yields MAGIDRRPPSLASADSPSTMRHSSSSDASAVAKPKCGVRFLFFFFRAVFMAAALAIFFVFAGLAAVVLLLVAVGAVRGRERRSVASDDGGGGALRGLSPAQLSGLPWFEFPGVASSRLWTTPDCSVCLVKFKRGERCRSLPSCGHVFHAGCVDQWLVRSPGCPICRSIVSEMGPEPADF from the coding sequence ATGGCCGGAATTGATCGCCGTCCGCCCTCTCTGGCCTCCGCCGATTCCCCATCGACGATGAGGCATTCTTCATCCTCGGACGCATCGGCGGTAGCGAAGCCCAAGTGCGGCGTCcggtttctcttcttcttcttccgggCCGTCTTCATGGCGGCCGCCCTAGCGATCTTCTTCGTCTTCGCCGGACTCGCCGCCGTCGTCTTGCTGTTAGTCGCGGTGGGAGCCGTTCGCGGCCGCGAGCGCCGATCGGTCGCAAGCGACGACGGCGGCGGGGGAGCGCTTCGAGGCCTCTCGCCCGCCCAGTTGAGTGGGCTTCCATGGTTCGAGTTTCCCGGCGTGGCCTCGTCCCGTCTCTGGACGACGCCCGATTGCTCCGTGTGTCTGGTGAAGTTCAAGAGAGGGGAGAGGTGCCGATCGCTTCCCTCCTGCGGGCACGTCTTCCACGCAGGCTGCGTCGATCAGTGGTTGGTTAGGTCTCCGGGGTGTCCGATCTGCCGCTCCATCGTCAGCGAGATGGGGCCGGAGCCGGCGGATTTCTAG
- the LOC121982454 gene encoding thioredoxin domain-containing protein 9 homolog, with amino-acid sequence MNTSLGKQILEQQLLTVAKAVEDKIDEEITALDRLDLDDLEALRERRMQQMKKMAEKRNCWISLGHGEYSEISEKDFFAAVKASDRVVCHFYRENWPCKVMDKHLSILAKQHIETRFIKVHAEKSPFLTEKLRIILLPTLALVKNAKVEDYVVGFDELGGTDDFSTEELEERLAKSQVIVFDGEAPSYLAKSSKTKRNVCQSETADSSDSE; translated from the exons ATGAATACGTCGTTAGGGAAGCAG ATCCTCGAGCAGCAGTTGCTGACGGTGGCCAAGGCCGTCGAGGACAAGATCGATGAGGAGATCACAGCGCTCGACCGCCTCGACCTCGACGACCTGGAGGCGCTGCGGGAGCGCAGGATGCAGCAGATGAAGAAGATGGCCGAGAAACGCAACTGCTGGATCTCCCTCGGCCACGGCGAGTACTCTGAGATCTCCGAGAAGGACTTCTTCGCTGCCGTCAAGGCTAGTGACCGCGTCGTCTGCCATTTCTACCGCGAGAATTGGCCTTGCAAG GTGATGGATAAACACCTGAGTATTCTTGCAAAGCAACACATAGAGACGCGCTTTATTAAAGTTCATGCCGAGAAAAGCCCTTTCTTAACTGAGAAGCTTAGGATAATCTTGTTACCAACCCTCGCTCTTGTAAAGAATGCCAAAGTCGAGGACTATGTG GTTGGTTTTGATGAGCTTGGAGGCACTGATGACTTCAGTACAGAAGAGTTGGAAGAGAGATTAGCCAAGTCTCAAGTTATTGTCTTTGATGGCGAGGCGCCTTCTTACCTGGCGAAGTCAAGCAAAACTAAGAGAAATGTTTGCCAATCGGAAACTGCTGATTCGTCCGACTCCGAGTAG
- the LOC121982456 gene encoding ubiquitin carboxyl-terminal hydrolase 18-like, producing MLPALDLSSVLQLAIALLLTLSGALLLLKRTASRFFVVDASFEAGSSPSGYEPKVGMSRGGRGEGGGSGDCSCCGKQGTKKCSRCKRVQYCSIACQTKHWKTLHMFECKKLKLSESEDKADIVLSGNGSCRRRKSSGLSSISLVPARGTYNILQKPKKILFPYNEFVRLFNWENPGFPPCGLLNCGNSCFANVVLQCLACTRPLIAYLLERDHIRECVRKHNDWCFLCELQVHIKRASESSDPFSPLNILSRLPNIGGNLGYGRQEDAHEFMRFAIDTMQSVCLDEFGGEKMLDPSTQETTLIHYIFGGYLQSQVTCTKCNTISNRYENMMDLTVEIHGDAESLEECLDQFTMKEWLDGDNKYKCDGCNDYVKAWKRLTVHQPPNILTITLKRFQSGRFGKLNKRVTFPENLNLTPYMSGSSDGTDLYVLYAVVVHVDMLNASFFGHYICYTKDYQGKWYRIDDSKVTDVEVEDALAEGAYMLLYRRTTVRKEPFVKHAEPQKTKQLIETHPKVVDHSYASCNGSDKDSQPSSSSVVLTEANEVEVMVLDSRENGLEGCSPDLFPSRPDRSSVEAMQLDHHPATSSTEADADTCEIPDARNDAGCHVVGDSESTGESSISPDNDAMIIESSSNIPITAEIVVSRPSCGSFAESDHPLQTYNSLDSSIEVDNVDATSVGNEGNKAMPLIWENNSSGKINTVYLGEQSLASEEDKPKHIHSVANVCEENKENGHPNGGFPNTEFLDQDSVEKNKNVTCNMSLVSGGLLEKSNAKSSEMNTASEAGEQNPGNHVAVSGSKGNGHSNGYHRTVVSEQGSMDKSKIASNDISFMPRGFLQKSYTKNSGKNRLRGSKKFAHPQEAECNGSNGHVCGSTIAETEFRPEAPCSNGSSLTHTNGSISPSSTFGENGNGKCKDGPLISMTSRNNEKLSASVSEHKKLNKLAICDANITRSADEFSNNIK from the exons TTCGATAGCATGCCAGACAAAGCATTGGAAAACTCTTCACATGTTTGAATGCAAAAAATTGAAGTTGTCGGAGTCAGAAGATAAGGCTGACATTGTTTTATCAGGCAATGGTTCTTGCAGAAGAAGGAAATCATCTGGGTTGAGTTCTATATCATTAGTCCCTGCTCGTGGGACCTACAATATCCTACAAAAACCAAAAAAA ATTCTTTTCCCCTATAATGAATTTGTGAGGCTTTTTAACTGGGAGAACCCTGGATTTCCACCTTGTGGGCTCTTGAATTGTGGGAACAG TTGCTTTGCTAATGTGGTTCTACAGTGTTTGGCATGCACTCGTCCACTTATTGCCTATTTATTAGAGAGAGATCACATTAGAGAAT GTGTTAGAAAACATAATGATTGGTGCTTTCTATGTGAGCTTCAAGTACACATCAAAAGAGCTAGTGAAAGTTCAGACCCCTTTTCACCATTAAATATTCTTTCTCGTTTGCCAAATATTGGTGGCAACCTTGGTTATGGGAGACAGGAGGATGCTCATGAATTTATGAG GTTTGCAATTGACACAATGCAATCTGTATGCCTTGATGAATTTGGAGGTGAAAAGATGCTTGATCCCAGCACCCAAGAGACCACCCTTATTCATTATATCTTTGGTGGCTATCTTCAATCACAG GTAACGTGTACAAAATGTAATACCATTTCCAATCGGTATGAGAATATGATGGATTTGACTGTTGAAATCCATGGGGATGCTGAATCTTTGGAGGAGTGTTTGGATCAATTCACTATGAAGGAGTGGCTTGATGGGGATAACAAGTATAAGTGCGATGG ATGCAATGATTATGTTAAGGCATGGAAACGTCTTACAGTTCATCAACCCCCAAATATCCTTACTATTACTCTGAAGAGATTCCAG AGTGGTCGGTTTGGTAAACTCAACAAGAGGGTCACTTTTCCTGAGAATTTAAATCTCACTCCCTATATGAGTGGCAGTAGTGATGGGACTGATCTGTATGTACTATATGCTGTTGTTGTTCACGTGGACATGCTCAATGCTTCATTTTTTGGCCATTATATTTGCTATACCAAAGATTACCAAGGAAAATGGTACAGAATTGATGACAGCAAG GTCACAGATGTTGAAGTGGAAGATGCACTTGCTGAAGGTGCTTATATGCTCTTATACAGAAG AACCACTGTTCGGAAGGAGCCATTTGTTAAGCATGCAGAACCTCAGAAAACAAAGCAGTTAATTGAGACACATCCTAAGGTGGTCGACCACAGCTATGCTTCTTGCAATGGATCTGACAAAGACTCCCAACCAAGTTCCTCGTCTGTTGTACTTACCGAGGCAAATGAAGTGGAAGTCATGGTCTTGGATTCAAGAGAAAATGGACTTGAAGGTTGCAGCCCTGATCTGTTCCCTTCAAGGCCTGATAGATCAAGCGTGGAGGCCATGCAATTGGATCATCATCCTGCTACATCTTCCACTGAAGCTGATGCTGATACATGTGAAATTCCAGATGCCAGAAATGATGCAGGATGTCATGTTGTAGGAGACAGTGAATCTACTGGTGAATCATCTATTTCTCCAGACAACGATGCTATGATCATTGAGTCATCTTCAAATATTCCCATAACTGCTGAAATTGTAGTTTCTAGACCTTCATGCGGTTCATTTGCTGAATCAGATCATCCTTTGCAAACTTACAATTCCTTGGATTCATCTATTGAAGTTGATAATGTGGATGCAACTTCTGTTGGTAATGAAGGGAATAAGGCTATGCCATTAATCTGGGAAAACAATTCCAGTGGGAAAATCAATACAGTATATTTAGGAGAGCAGTCTTTGGCCAGTGAAGAAGACAAGCCGAAGCATATACATTCAGTTGCTAATGTCTgcgaggaaaataaggaaaatggaCACCCAAATGGAGGATTTCCTAATACTGAATTTTTGGATCAAGATTCGGTGGAGAAAAACAAAAATGTCACCTGCAATATGTCATTGGTTTCTGGTGGTTTACTGGAAAAGTCCAATGCAAAATCTTCAGAGATGAACACTGCCAGTGAAGCAGGCGAACAGAATCCTGGGAATCACGTAGCAGTGAGTGGTAGCAAGGGAAATGGGCACTCGAATGGGTATCATAGAACTGTAGTATCGGAGCAAGGTTCCATGGACAAAAGCAAAATTGCTTCTAACGATATATCATTCATGCCCCGAGGCTTCCTGCAGAAATCTTATACAAAAAATTCAGGGAAGAACAGGTTAAGAGGATCCAAGAAATTTGCCCACCCACAGGAAGCCGAGTGCAATGGTTCCAATGGGCATGTTTGTGGTTCAACTATTGCGGAAACGGAATTCAGACCTGAGGCTCCCTGCTCCAATGGATCTAGCTTGACTCATACCAATGGCTCCATCTCTCCCAGTTCCACATTCGGCGAAAATGGGAATGGCAAGTGCAAGGATGGACCACTTATTTCAATGACCTCGAGGAACAATGAGAAGCTATCGGCATCTGTAAGTGAGCACAAGAAGCTAAATAAGTTGGCCATCTGTGATGCTAACATAACAAGAAGTGCCGATGAATTTAGTAATAATATCAAGTGA